Proteins from a genomic interval of Spiroplasma diminutum CUAS-1:
- the rpmI gene encoding 50S ribosomal protein L35 yields the protein MPKMKTKSSLAKRVKKNGAGKLKRGKAYRSHLAQNKSTKQKRHLKKATFVSAGDMKRLKGLLQK from the coding sequence ATGCCGAAAATGAAAACAAAAAGCTCTTTGGCAAAAAGAGTTAAGAAAAATGGTGCAGGTAAATTAAAAAGAGGTAAAGCTTATAGATCTCACTTAGCACAAAATAAATCAACAAAACAAAAAAGACATTTGAAAAAAGCAACTTTCGTCTCAGCTGGAGATATGAAACGTTTAAAAGGATTATTACAAAAATAG
- a CDS encoding ribonuclease J, whose product MADIKFMALGGQDERGKNIFVISVNDNLYIFDAGIKFPERSVLGIDVIIPNFEFLKANAKKIKGIFLSNPSSNNSGAISYILREIDAPVYCNELTTTILKYRNMKYRIKNRENNFKIINDKDVVSFGDVKVEAFRTTAAFPESFGFAIHTEDGVIVYAGDYIIDGNEQSYFSTDMNHLNQIAQKGVLAFISDAEYASRIGYTVPNHRIEKFIAAPMKDKKRRLILGMFEEDVFKLFEIIKQAKANDRKIAIYGKTITKVVESKIIQESLQISEKDIISIEDFMKSADGILLLTGAGDLLYTRLAKIAAGNDDKVEFTEDDTIILATPPAAGVEKRHAEILDELARTNAKLISLSDKNIWSMRASYEDIKLMTRIMKPKSFIPIKGLYKDFLSAERAAIEAGVDKKNIQLINNGQILKISEEGKLVIASDTIKTADVYVDGIGVGDIGAVVLNERKQLATDGAVIIGANVNSKTKDLISLIDIQMRGVIYITEENPIFKLMQKQIIDILDKYKNESKTNSNAYDLNAMKKEIVSRIRTTLKQETGKQPIVLVIINELDGSFFEPRQNRSKNS is encoded by the coding sequence ATGGCAGATATTAAATTTATGGCTCTGGGTGGTCAAGATGAAAGAGGAAAGAATATCTTTGTAATAAGTGTCAATGACAACTTATATATATTTGATGCAGGAATTAAATTTCCTGAAAGAAGTGTTTTAGGAATTGATGTAATCATTCCTAATTTTGAATTTTTAAAGGCAAATGCAAAAAAAATTAAAGGTATTTTCTTATCAAATCCAAGTTCTAATAATTCAGGAGCTATTAGTTATATTTTAAGAGAAATTGATGCACCTGTTTATTGTAATGAACTTACAACAACAATTTTAAAATATAGAAATATGAAATATAGAATTAAAAATAGAGAAAATAATTTTAAAATAATTAATGATAAGGATGTTGTATCGTTTGGTGATGTAAAAGTGGAAGCTTTTAGAACAACTGCTGCATTTCCTGAATCATTTGGATTTGCAATACATACTGAAGATGGTGTAATTGTGTATGCAGGTGATTATATTATTGATGGAAATGAACAATCATATTTTTCAACAGATATGAATCATTTAAATCAAATTGCTCAAAAAGGAGTATTAGCATTTATAAGTGATGCAGAATATGCTTCAAGAATAGGTTATACTGTTCCAAACCATAGAATTGAAAAATTTATAGCAGCTCCAATGAAGGACAAAAAAAGACGTTTAATTTTAGGTATGTTTGAAGAAGATGTATTTAAATTATTTGAAATAATTAAACAAGCAAAAGCAAATGACAGAAAAATTGCTATTTATGGAAAAACAATAACTAAAGTTGTTGAATCTAAAATTATTCAAGAAAGTTTACAAATTTCTGAAAAGGATATTATCTCAATTGAAGATTTTATGAAATCAGCTGATGGAATTCTATTACTAACTGGTGCAGGAGATCTTTTATATACAAGACTTGCTAAAATTGCTGCAGGAAACGATGATAAAGTTGAATTTACAGAAGATGACACAATCATTTTAGCAACTCCACCAGCAGCTGGAGTTGAAAAAAGACATGCTGAAATTTTAGATGAATTAGCAAGAACAAATGCTAAATTAATTTCTTTAAGCGATAAAAATATTTGATCAATGAGAGCAAGTTATGAAGATATTAAACTTATGACTAGAATTATGAAACCAAAATCATTTATTCCAATTAAAGGTTTATATAAAGATTTCTTAAGTGCTGAAAGAGCAGCTATTGAAGCTGGAGTTGATAAAAAAAATATTCAGTTAATAAATAATGGTCAAATACTTAAAATATCAGAAGAAGGAAAACTAGTAATTGCATCAGATACAATTAAGACAGCTGATGTATATGTCGATGGAATTGGTGTTGGTGATATTGGAGCAGTTGTTTTAAATGAAAGAAAACAATTAGCAACAGATGGAGCAGTAATAATTGGTGCAAACGTTAACAGTAAAACTAAAGATTTAATTTCATTAATTGATATTCAAATGCGTGGTGTTATTTATATAACAGAAGAAAATCCAATATTTAAATTAATGCAAAAACAAATTATAGATATATTAGATAAGTATAAAAATGAATCTAAAACAAATTCAAATGCATATGATTTAAATGCAATGAAAAAAGAAATTGTTTCAAGAATTAGAACAACTCTAAAACAGGAAACTGGTAAACAACCAATTGTTTTGGTAATTATTAATGAATTAGATGGTTCGTTCTTTGAACCAAGACAAAATAGATCAAAAAACTCATAG
- the rplT gene encoding 50S ribosomal protein L20, translated as MARVKFGKVTRARRKRWIKRAKGYYGTKKANYKKAHEQVVRSMAYAFVGRKLKKRDFRKLWIIRINAAVRPLGLSYSKFMNGLKLAGIEVNRKMLSELAIHEPKQFEAIVASSKKALDSKK; from the coding sequence ATGGCAAGAGTAAAATTTGGTAAAGTAACCAGAGCAAGAAGAAAACGTTGAATTAAAAGAGCAAAAGGTTACTATGGAACAAAAAAAGCAAATTATAAAAAGGCTCATGAACAAGTTGTACGTTCTATGGCTTATGCTTTTGTTGGACGTAAACTTAAAAAACGTGATTTTAGAAAATTATGAATTATTCGTATAAATGCAGCAGTTAGACCATTAGGATTAAGTTATTCAAAATTTATGAATGGTTTAAAATTAGCAGGTATCGAGGTTAACAGAAAAATGCTTTCTGAATTAGCAATTCATGAACCTAAACAATTTGAGGCAATTGTAGCTTCATCTAAAAAAGCTTTAGATTCAAAAAAATAA
- a CDS encoding PTS sugar transporter subunit IIB → MKKKVLLACNAGMSTSILVKSMQNYAFEEDINVEIKAVSINEAKLNGKSWDIVLLGPQVAYELDDVKSYLEVPVFVIDKEDYGKANGEKVLNFALENCK, encoded by the coding sequence ATGAAGAAAAAAGTACTTTTAGCTTGTAACGCAGGGATGAGCACATCAATTTTAGTAAAAAGCATGCAAAATTATGCTTTTGAAGAAGACATAAATGTAGAAATTAAGGCAGTATCAATTAATGAAGCAAAACTTAACGGTAAAAGTTGAGATATAGTTTTATTAGGACCACAAGTTGCTTATGAATTAGATGATGTTAAATCATATTTAGAAGTGCCAGTATTTGTTATTGACAAAGAAGATTATGGTAAAGCAAATGGTGAAAAAGTTTTAAATTTTGCATTAGAAAATTGTAAATAA
- a CDS encoding NAD(+)/NADH kinase, whose amino-acid sequence MFSFSIIKNDYKTTEEVVSNLKENLEIRGWIYDENNPKYVFIFGGDGTFLKAVSIYKENIKNIEFIPFKSGGIGFYTNKNRVEKIDLTIESIEKQKYELNNFELLEIKTSSKNLIVANEVKIINEKSPLYVEIYVNNEFLEKFHGTGIVVSTSNGSSGYMKSAGGAVILSKNSHIYQMQELVPVSTNKFRTLNAPLILNDEHILKFKFEKHSNEIMIIDTIEYPIDEYEIEIKPSKINIKVVTDIQELKNNSKIKILRDIFIKDKEVIE is encoded by the coding sequence ATGTTTTCATTTAGCATAATAAAAAATGATTATAAAACAACAGAAGAAGTAGTATCTAATTTAAAAGAAAATCTTGAAATTAGAGGTTGAATTTATGATGAAAATAATCCTAAATATGTTTTTATATTTGGGGGAGATGGAACTTTTTTAAAAGCAGTTTCTATATACAAAGAGAATATAAAAAATATTGAATTTATTCCGTTCAAATCTGGTGGAATTGGTTTTTATACAAATAAAAATAGAGTGGAAAAAATTGATTTAACAATTGAATCAATTGAAAAACAAAAATATGAACTTAATAATTTTGAATTATTAGAAATTAAAACATCATCTAAAAATTTGATAGTTGCAAATGAAGTAAAAATAATTAATGAAAAATCTCCCTTATATGTAGAAATATATGTAAATAATGAATTTTTAGAAAAATTCCATGGAACAGGAATAGTTGTTTCAACTTCAAATGGAAGTAGTGGGTATATGAAATCAGCTGGTGGAGCTGTTATATTATCAAAAAATAGTCACATATATCAAATGCAAGAGCTTGTACCTGTAAGTACAAATAAGTTTAGAACTTTAAATGCTCCATTAATATTAAATGACGAGCATATTTTAAAGTTTAAATTTGAAAAGCATTCAAATGAAATAATGATAATTGATACTATCGAATATCCAATAGATGAATATGAAATTGAAATTAAACCTTCAAAAATTAATATTAAAGTTGTAACTGATATTCAAGAATTAAAAAATAATAGTAAAATTAAGATCCTTAGAGATATCTTTATAAAAGATAAGGAAGTTATAGAATAA
- the infC gene encoding translation initiation factor IF-3, with protein MAENRNTKTDFVNREIRAKQILIINEDGSKNGPLNKFEALKLAEESGLDLLQVSMQDSNTAIAKILDYGKFKYEQKRKQKENKKNQVKVENKEIRLTVGIGEHDMDTKARKAREFLLEGDRIKISLKFKGREITFQEFGKETLDKFFAKIEDVAKIEKEAKLNTRFLDMYVVPKKG; from the coding sequence ATGGCAGAAAATAGAAATACAAAAACAGATTTTGTTAACAGAGAAATTAGAGCAAAACAAATTTTAATTATTAATGAAGATGGTTCAAAAAATGGACCTTTAAACAAGTTTGAAGCTTTAAAATTAGCAGAAGAGTCAGGTTTAGACCTGCTTCAAGTGAGTATGCAAGATAGTAATACTGCTATTGCTAAGATACTTGATTATGGAAAATTTAAATACGAACAAAAACGTAAACAAAAAGAAAATAAAAAAAATCAAGTTAAAGTTGAAAACAAAGAAATTCGTTTGACAGTAGGAATTGGTGAACATGATATGGACACCAAAGCTAGAAAAGCAAGAGAGTTTCTACTTGAAGGTGATAGAATCAAGATTTCATTAAAATTTAAGGGAAGAGAAATTACTTTTCAAGAATTTGGAAAAGAAACATTAGATAAATTCTTTGCAAAAATTGAAGATGTTGCAAAAATTGAAAAAGAAGCCAAACTAAATACAAGATTCTTAGATATGTATGTAGTGCCAAAAAAAGGTTAA
- a CDS encoding PTS transporter subunit EIIC produces the protein MSEKSVHLTNEKKLKTKQIKNSDSSNNGWSKFLTMLQELGKVLQFPIAVLPFAAILNRFGALGIELSTTDGEITNQIGYWISLIIQKPGSIPFDNLALLFAIGCAFGLAKDHRGEVALVAVIFYLSITALTGEGTLPEMIYGKVLPMKQTGEVTIVDGKEVITELAGNAKQWSQLLYVPIMKFTTESREKVIVGAAYVLNIGVLGGIVAGCMSAWFYNKFKDIKLPTALSFFGGRRFVPMVALVASIPTAFAFAIVWPWIQLGLIKFGTSVANPENPALAIPGTTIYSILNRLLLPFGLHQIMNTFFWFQMPVTGYAVAPISGVPGTELITVNGDINAFTAGISNAGLFQSGFFPIMMGGLPMAAVAMIFTADKENRKEMAGFLGGVAGVAFLSGITEPLEFSFVFIAPVLLGVHAGLTGIFMAITTAMKIQIGFGFSAGFIDYAISFAQSWGLANYHNSVLANPLWILALVAIAGGVYFVVFYFTIKGMNLATPGRNVGGVINTAGKTSSSKESTQKGDKYENMASKIVDAIGRDNFVSIDNCATRLRLVLKDNSKIDDSLIKSAGTYGIKRLGTESLQIVIGPDVEHAANALRKELEK, from the coding sequence ATGAGCGAAAAAAGTGTACATTTAACTAATGAAAAAAAGTTAAAAACAAAACAAATTAAAAATTCAGATAGCTCTAATAATGGTTGAAGTAAATTTCTAACAATGCTTCAAGAATTGGGAAAAGTTTTACAATTTCCAATTGCAGTATTACCATTTGCAGCTATTTTAAACAGATTTGGTGCTTTGGGTATTGAATTATCAACTACAGATGGTGAAATTACAAACCAAATCGGTTATTGAATATCTCTTATTATCCAAAAACCAGGTTCAATTCCATTTGATAATTTAGCATTATTATTTGCAATTGGATGTGCTTTTGGGTTAGCAAAAGACCATCGAGGTGAGGTTGCTTTAGTTGCTGTAATATTCTACTTGTCTATTACTGCTTTAACTGGAGAGGGTACTCTTCCAGAAATGATTTATGGTAAAGTTTTACCAATGAAACAAACTGGAGAGGTAACTATTGTTGATGGTAAAGAAGTTATTACAGAACTTGCAGGAAATGCTAAGCAATGATCACAATTACTTTATGTTCCAATAATGAAATTCACTACAGAGAGTAGAGAAAAAGTAATTGTAGGAGCAGCATATGTTTTAAACATTGGTGTTCTTGGTGGAATAGTAGCTGGATGTATGTCAGCTTGATTCTATAACAAATTTAAAGATATTAAATTACCAACAGCATTATCATTCTTTGGAGGACGTAGATTTGTACCAATGGTTGCATTAGTAGCTTCTATTCCAACAGCGTTTGCTTTTGCAATAGTTTGACCTTGAATTCAACTTGGATTAATTAAATTTGGAACTTCAGTAGCGAATCCAGAAAATCCAGCATTAGCAATTCCTGGTACTACAATTTATTCAATTTTAAATAGATTATTATTACCATTTGGATTACACCAAATTATGAATACATTCTTCTGATTCCAAATGCCAGTAACAGGATATGCTGTAGCTCCAATTTCTGGAGTACCAGGTACAGAATTAATTACTGTAAATGGTGATATTAATGCATTTACAGCTGGTATTAGTAACGCTGGATTATTCCAATCAGGATTCTTCCCAATTATGATGGGTGGACTTCCAATGGCTGCTGTAGCAATGATTTTTACAGCTGATAAAGAAAATAGAAAAGAAATGGCAGGATTCCTTGGAGGAGTTGCAGGTGTTGCATTCTTATCAGGAATTACTGAACCATTAGAATTCTCATTTGTATTTATTGCACCTGTATTATTAGGAGTACATGCTGGTTTAACAGGAATATTTATGGCAATTACAACAGCTATGAAAATTCAAATAGGATTTGGATTTAGTGCAGGATTTATTGATTATGCTATATCATTTGCTCAATCATGAGGATTAGCAAATTATCATAATTCAGTATTAGCTAATCCATTATGAATCTTAGCTCTTGTAGCAATTGCTGGAGGGGTTTACTTTGTGGTATTCTACTTTACAATAAAAGGTATGAATTTAGCTACACCAGGAAGAAACGTTGGTGGAGTTATTAATACTGCAGGTAAAACTTCTTCATCAAAAGAATCAACACAAAAAGGAGATAAATATGAAAATATGGCTTCTAAAATTGTTGATGCAATTGGAAGAGATAACTTTGTAAGCATAGATAACTGTGCAACAAGACTAAGATTAGTATTAAAAGACAATAGTAAAATTGATGATTCTTTAATTAAATCTGCTGGAACATATGGAATTAAACGTTTGGGAACTGAAAGTTTACAAATTGTTATAGGACCAGATGTTGAACATGCAGCAAATGCTTTAAGAAAAGAATTAGAAAAATAG
- a CDS encoding PTS transporter subunit EIIC, whose protein sequence is MLKYEKYPEVFESYKLIKLNKAKFKSNKRELLEISNELHNKKIRLKSVSATFNKIKKEKEKEITVEFDLALAAAKYQRVDINQLYEDFAKDKLNLTNEYEEKKQKRIEKSKNDISITKSQIQSIKEEQKELLIKNKDLKSKIKEIWEEKQYVIKNEHKKLTEELFVLKTQAKEKNLEYKQQYKIESKKLMTQWKQDNHSIADIGYILRKQKRTRRIKPFKNEIDKTIYDLSLKINELKIIFQSKMKLEKEKIRNKKLEIRYNDGKADQLTIKLAVDKVTLASGKLSNWKFMVALKNGFFSLMPLVIVGAMFILINNIVLGAANGGFFNLFYLTADQAATLDKFKTVGAYIWNGTYAFFGFLLAGAIAYHLAPYYKVNQWAAAIVAFVAFLIMSPSFWSNIGVFGTSGMFTAMIISIVSTVIFGKLSKNEKLKIKMPESVPDGVSKSFNILIPYAISAVFFGIIAFAITWTGQAVGEITVGNNKVSFIDLNGLITVAIQKPLVNAVSGFGGMISIVFIWQLLWFMGIHASGILSPIVEPIQLDGLTQNQQALAEGLKPQYVFTNPFMNNFIFMGGTGGTIALIFVVLLFSKRGDYRSMAKVTLIPALFCINEPLLFGLPIVLNPILLIPFIIGPIFAGIFAYLATTSGFMPYSSVVVPWTTPPIIGGILTTKSIMGGIVAAINLFILMATYTPFVLLANKIEQRELLNKFADNKNTIANIQNNINNLKTTV, encoded by the coding sequence ATGTTAAAGTATGAAAAATATCCAGAAGTATTTGAATCTTATAAATTAATTAAATTAAATAAGGCTAAATTTAAATCAAATAAAAGAGAATTATTAGAAATTAGTAATGAACTTCATAATAAAAAAATTAGACTTAAATCAGTTTCTGCAACTTTTAATAAGATTAAAAAGGAAAAAGAAAAAGAAATAACTGTTGAATTTGATTTGGCATTAGCAGCTGCAAAATATCAAAGAGTTGATATAAATCAACTATATGAAGATTTTGCAAAAGACAAATTAAATTTAACTAATGAATATGAAGAAAAAAAACAAAAGAGAATTGAAAAAAGTAAAAATGATATTTCAATTACAAAATCTCAAATACAAAGTATTAAAGAAGAACAAAAAGAACTTTTAATTAAAAATAAGGATTTAAAATCAAAAATCAAAGAAATTTGAGAAGAAAAACAATATGTAATCAAAAATGAACATAAAAAATTGACTGAAGAATTATTTGTATTAAAAACGCAAGCAAAAGAAAAAAATCTTGAGTATAAACAACAATACAAAATAGAGTCAAAAAAATTAATGACTCAATGAAAACAAGATAATCATAGTATTGCAGACATTGGTTATATTCTAAGAAAACAAAAAAGAACAAGAAGAATTAAACCATTTAAAAATGAAATTGATAAAACAATATATGATTTATCATTAAAAATTAATGAATTAAAAATTATTTTTCAAAGTAAAATGAAATTAGAAAAAGAAAAAATAAGAAATAAAAAACTTGAAATTAGATATAACGATGGTAAAGCTGATCAACTAACAATTAAATTGGCAGTTGATAAAGTTACTTTAGCATCAGGAAAATTATCTAATTGAAAATTTATGGTTGCTTTAAAAAATGGATTCTTTTCACTAATGCCATTAGTAATTGTTGGTGCTATGTTTATTCTTATTAATAACATTGTACTTGGAGCAGCAAATGGAGGTTTCTTTAATCTATTTTATTTAACAGCCGATCAAGCAGCAACATTGGATAAATTTAAAACTGTTGGTGCATACATTTGAAATGGTACTTATGCTTTCTTTGGATTTTTATTAGCAGGTGCGATTGCGTATCACTTAGCACCATATTATAAAGTAAATCAATGAGCAGCTGCCATTGTTGCTTTTGTAGCTTTCTTGATAATGAGTCCGTCATTTTGATCAAATATTGGTGTATTTGGTACATCAGGAATGTTTACAGCAATGATTATAAGTATTGTATCAACTGTTATTTTTGGAAAACTTTCAAAAAATGAGAAATTAAAAATTAAAATGCCTGAATCAGTTCCTGATGGAGTTTCAAAGTCTTTTAATATTTTAATACCATATGCAATATCAGCTGTATTTTTTGGAATTATTGCATTTGCAATTACATGAACTGGACAAGCAGTTGGAGAAATTACTGTGGGAAATAATAAAGTATCATTTATTGATTTAAATGGTCTAATTACTGTAGCAATTCAAAAACCACTTGTAAACGCAGTTTCTGGATTTGGTGGAATGATTTCAATTGTATTTATATGACAACTACTTTGATTTATGGGAATTCATGCAAGTGGAATCTTATCTCCAATTGTAGAACCAATACAATTAGATGGTTTAACTCAAAATCAACAAGCACTTGCAGAAGGATTAAAACCACAATATGTATTTACAAATCCATTTATGAATAACTTCATTTTTATGGGAGGTACTGGTGGAACAATTGCGTTGATCTTTGTTGTTCTATTATTCTCAAAAAGAGGAGATTATAGATCAATGGCAAAAGTTACATTAATACCAGCTTTATTTTGTATTAATGAACCATTATTATTCGGATTACCAATTGTATTAAATCCAATCCTATTAATACCATTTATTATTGGACCTATTTTTGCTGGGATATTTGCTTATTTAGCAACTACTAGTGGATTTATGCCATATTCGAGCGTTGTTGTTCCATGAACAACCCCTCCAATAATTGGGGGAATTTTAACCACAAAAAGTATTATGGGTGGAATTGTAGCTGCAATAAATTTATTTATACTAATGGCAACATATACTCCATTTGTATTACTAGCAAACAAAATCGAACAACGTGAATTATTGAATAAATTTGCAGATAATAAGAATACAATTGCAAATATTCAAAATAATATTAACAACTTAAAAACAACAGTTTAA
- the trpS gene encoding tryptophan--tRNA ligase, whose product MSKKRMLSGITTTGQMTLGNYIGAMRNFVSLQDEFEMFVFVANLHGITAPIEKEILRKNIKNMVTLYFACGMDPEKSTVFIQSEVLEHTQLAWILTCNTTIGELQRMTQFKDKSTKVKSDNGTEFIPTGLLTYPVLMAADILLYDPEFVPVGKDQKQHIELARNIAERMNNKFGEMFTIPGEYTPKIGSKIMDLQDPTKKMSKSATNKKGFIALLDDINEVKNKIKSAVTDSENIIKYDPETKPGVSNLLTIYSALKNISIEETEKFFEGKDYGFLKEEVSIVVVELLEKIQTRFNELSKTDDVDNWLEQGAKKAQQIARKKLTKVQNLTGLNYKRK is encoded by the coding sequence ATGAGCAAAAAAAGAATGTTATCCGGAATAACAACAACTGGACAAATGACATTAGGAAACTATATTGGAGCTATGAGAAATTTTGTATCTCTTCAAGATGAATTTGAAATGTTTGTTTTTGTTGCAAACCTTCATGGAATAACTGCACCTATTGAAAAAGAAATACTAAGAAAAAATATTAAAAACATGGTAACTCTTTACTTTGCATGTGGAATGGATCCAGAAAAATCAACTGTTTTTATTCAAAGTGAAGTATTAGAGCATACTCAACTTGCTTGAATTCTTACTTGTAATACAACAATTGGTGAGTTGCAAAGAATGACTCAGTTTAAAGATAAATCAACAAAAGTTAAATCAGATAATGGTACTGAATTTATCCCAACAGGATTATTAACATATCCAGTATTAATGGCAGCAGATATACTATTATATGACCCTGAATTCGTTCCTGTTGGAAAAGATCAAAAGCAGCACATAGAACTTGCAAGAAACATTGCAGAAAGAATGAATAATAAATTTGGAGAAATGTTTACAATTCCAGGAGAATATACTCCAAAAATAGGTTCAAAAATTATGGATTTACAGGATCCAACTAAAAAAATGTCTAAATCAGCTACAAATAAAAAAGGTTTTATTGCATTATTAGATGATATTAACGAAGTTAAAAACAAAATAAAATCTGCTGTAACTGATTCAGAGAACATAATCAAATATGATCCTGAAACTAAACCTGGAGTAAGTAATCTTTTGACAATTTATTCTGCATTGAAAAATATTTCAATCGAAGAAACAGAAAAATTCTTTGAAGGCAAAGATTACGGATTTTTAAAAGAAGAAGTCTCAATTGTTGTTGTTGAATTATTAGAAAAAATTCAAACACGTTTTAATGAATTAAGTAAAACTGATGATGTTGATAATTGATTAGAACAAGGAGCAAAAAAAGCTCAACAAATTGCTAGAAAAAAACTTACTAAAGTTCAAAATTTAACTGGTTTAAATTATAAAAGAAAATAA
- a CDS encoding DUF871 domain-containing protein has protein sequence MKRKLGISIYPEQSTFELDKQYLDLAKQLGYKVVFTSVLHFVGSENDKEKANKVLKSIKYAHDIGFYTILDVEYLSMELIGISVNNVSKCVEYGVDCLRLDSPSLPFEISNITHNKYGIDIQLNMSNNDSLIDNVFDFKPIKERLSGCHNFYPLEYTALPFDYFMQANKRYLKYNLQTAAFVGSHFGEMTSAIGWKELPTLEEQRHLSISEQAKLLFYTNEINTVIVGNAYASKDELEELANIEKYEITLNIKPLYDLSKVEKGILEFEHFRRGDITEYFVRSTFSRVEFKNESISPKNTKSIYNKGDVVIINEKDVKYKGECHIILKDNFEDKTGKYNWIGTIKESERRLVDFIGPWSHFRFGIED, from the coding sequence ATGAAAAGAAAATTAGGAATATCAATATATCCAGAACAATCAACATTTGAATTAGACAAACAATATCTTGATTTAGCAAAACAATTAGGGTATAAAGTAGTTTTTACAAGTGTTTTACATTTTGTTGGATCTGAAAATGATAAAGAAAAAGCAAACAAAGTTTTAAAATCTATTAAATATGCACACGATATTGGATTTTATACAATACTTGATGTGGAATATTTATCAATGGAATTGATTGGGATTAGCGTTAATAACGTTTCAAAATGTGTTGAGTATGGAGTGGACTGTTTACGATTAGATTCACCAAGTTTACCCTTTGAAATATCAAATATTACACATAACAAATATGGAATAGATATTCAGTTGAATATGTCAAATAATGATAGTTTAATTGATAATGTGTTCGATTTTAAACCAATTAAAGAAAGATTAAGTGGATGTCATAACTTTTATCCTTTAGAGTATACTGCTCTTCCATTTGATTATTTTATGCAAGCAAATAAAAGATATTTAAAATATAATTTACAAACAGCTGCATTTGTAGGAAGTCATTTTGGAGAAATGACTTCAGCTATTGGATGAAAGGAACTTCCAACTTTAGAAGAACAAAGACATCTTTCTATATCAGAGCAAGCAAAATTATTATTTTATACAAATGAAATAAATACAGTAATTGTTGGAAATGCATATGCTTCAAAAGATGAATTAGAAGAGTTAGCAAATATCGAAAAATATGAGATAACTTTAAATATAAAACCACTTTATGATTTAAGTAAAGTAGAAAAAGGAATATTAGAATTTGAGCATTTTAGAAGAGGAGATATAACAGAATATTTTGTTAGATCAACTTTTTCAAGAGTTGAATTTAAAAATGAATCAATTAGTCCAAAAAATACAAAGAGTATTTATAATAAAGGAGATGTTGTAATTATTAATGAAAAAGATGTTAAATATAAGGGAGAATGTCATATCATTCTAAAAGATAATTTTGAAGATAAAACAGGAAAATATAATTGAATTGGAACAATTAAAGAAAGTGAAAGAAGACTAGTTGATTTTATTGGTCCATGAAGTCACTTTAGATTTGGAATAGAGGATTAA
- a CDS encoding rhodanese-like domain-containing protein codes for MYITKEEYSKDPSKYFTLDVRTAIEFKVLPHFDWAINIEMDKFLKNYKSFLDEHNIENKPIVVVCNAGNRSGQTALFLIEKGYDAKTLQGGVYHYTKQKIS; via the coding sequence ATGTACATAACAAAAGAAGAATATAGTAAAGACCCAAGTAAATATTTTACTTTAGATGTTAGAACTGCAATTGAATTTAAAGTCTTACCTCACTTTGATTGAGCAATAAATATTGAAATGGATAAATTTTTAAAAAATTATAAATCATTTTTAGACGAACATAATATTGAAAATAAACCTATTGTGGTTGTATGCAACGCTGGAAATAGAAGCGGTCAAACAGCTTTGTTTCTAATTGAAAAAGGATATGATGCAAAAACTCTTCAAGGGGGAGTTTATCACTATACAAAACAAAAAATAAGTTAA